A portion of the Oncorhynchus keta strain PuntledgeMale-10-30-2019 unplaced genomic scaffold, Oket_V2 Un_contig_4759_pilon_pilon, whole genome shotgun sequence genome contains these proteins:
- the LOC127924941 gene encoding transcription factor JunB-like isoform X2: MNLNFAENYRNQSLKAQLRNESEFYPTGGASEVGSLKLASPELERLIIQNSNGVITTTPTPGQYFYSRGITEEQEGFADGFVKALDDLHKMNQMPPPNVSIGTGGVSTCTVASTVFGSSMQPEHLEYTTLNSCSPHTNLTPATSSYPSTTISYLPHHQYQHHQAAAHPSHHFQHPLSGAGIHAQRYLGLKEEPQTVPDMQSSDDESVCGMSPIDMENQERIKAERKRLRNRLAATKCRKRKLERISRLEDKVKILKTDNAGLSSTASVLREQVAQLKQKVMTHVSSGCQLMLTSKIKSF; encoded by the coding sequence ATGAACTTGAACTTCGCCGAGAATTATCGGAACCAAAGCCTCAAGGCTCAGCTGCGCAACGAGAGTGAATTCTATCCGACCGGGGGCGCATCAGAAGTCGGCTCGCTGAAGCTCGCCTCTCCTGAACTGGAGCGATTGATCATCCAGAACAGCAACGGTGTCATCACTACCACACCGACACCTGGGCAGTACTTCTACAGTAGGGGAATCACAGAGGAACAAGAGGGCTTCGCGGACGGGTTCGTTAAAGCTCTGGACGACCTCCACAAGATGAACCAGATGCCGCCACCGAACGTGTCCATCGGAACCGGTGGAGTCTCCACGTGCACTGTGGCCTCCACCGTGTTTGGTTCCTCCATGCAGCCGGAGCACCTAGAgtacaccaccctgaacagctgTAGCCCTCACACTAACCTCACACCTGCAACCAGCAGctacccctccaccaccatcagCTACCTGCCtcaccaccagtaccagcaccacCAAGCCGCGGCGCACCCATCCCACCACTTCCAGCACCCTCTATCGGGAGCAGGCATACACGCACAGCGATATTTGGGGCTGAAAGAGGAGCCCCAGACCGTTCCAGACATGCAGAGCAGCGACGACGAGTCAGTTTGCGGCATGTCCCCAATCGACATGGAGAACCAGGAGCGCATCAAGGCCGAGCGCAAGAGGCTCAGGAACCGCCTGGCAGCCACCAAGTGCCGGAAGCGCAAGCTGGAGCGCATCTCGCGCTTGGAGGACAAGGTGAAGATTCTGAAGACAGACAACGCCGGGCTCTCCAGCACAGCTTCCGTCCTGCGCGAGCAGGTAGCTCAACTCAAACAGAAAGTTATGACACACGTCAGTTCTGGCTGTCAACTCATGTTGACATCCAAGATCAAGTCGTTTTGA
- the LOC127924941 gene encoding transcription factor JunB-like isoform X1 → MSTIMEQPFYHDDSFLSAYGHSGAALHDYKLLKQNMNLNFAENYRNQSLKAQLRNESEFYPTGGASEVGSLKLASPELERLIIQNSNGVITTTPTPGQYFYSRGITEEQEGFADGFVKALDDLHKMNQMPPPNVSIGTGGVSTCTVASTVFGSSMQPEHLEYTTLNSCSPHTNLTPATSSYPSTTISYLPHHQYQHHQAAAHPSHHFQHPLSGAGIHAQRYLGLKEEPQTVPDMQSSDDESVCGMSPIDMENQERIKAERKRLRNRLAATKCRKRKLERISRLEDKVKILKTDNAGLSSTASVLREQVAQLKQKVMTHVSSGCQLMLTSKIKSF, encoded by the coding sequence ATGTCCACAATAATGGAACAGCCTTTCTATCATGACGACTCGTTTCTTTCTGCTTATGGTCATTCAGGCGCTGCCCTGCACGACTACAAGCTCCTCAAGCAGAACATGAACTTGAACTTCGCCGAGAATTATCGGAACCAAAGCCTCAAGGCTCAGCTGCGCAACGAGAGTGAATTCTATCCGACCGGGGGCGCATCAGAAGTCGGCTCGCTGAAGCTCGCCTCTCCTGAACTGGAGCGATTGATCATCCAGAACAGCAACGGTGTCATCACTACCACACCGACACCTGGGCAGTACTTCTACAGTAGGGGAATCACAGAGGAACAAGAGGGCTTCGCGGACGGGTTCGTTAAAGCTCTGGACGACCTCCACAAGATGAACCAGATGCCGCCACCGAACGTGTCCATCGGAACCGGTGGAGTCTCCACGTGCACTGTGGCCTCCACCGTGTTTGGTTCCTCCATGCAGCCGGAGCACCTAGAgtacaccaccctgaacagctgTAGCCCTCACACTAACCTCACACCTGCAACCAGCAGctacccctccaccaccatcagCTACCTGCCtcaccaccagtaccagcaccacCAAGCCGCGGCGCACCCATCCCACCACTTCCAGCACCCTCTATCGGGAGCAGGCATACACGCACAGCGATATTTGGGGCTGAAAGAGGAGCCCCAGACCGTTCCAGACATGCAGAGCAGCGACGACGAGTCAGTTTGCGGCATGTCCCCAATCGACATGGAGAACCAGGAGCGCATCAAGGCCGAGCGCAAGAGGCTCAGGAACCGCCTGGCAGCCACCAAGTGCCGGAAGCGCAAGCTGGAGCGCATCTCGCGCTTGGAGGACAAGGTGAAGATTCTGAAGACAGACAACGCCGGGCTCTCCAGCACAGCTTCCGTCCTGCGCGAGCAGGTAGCTCAACTCAAACAGAAAGTTATGACACACGTCAGTTCTGGCTGTCAACTCATGTTGACATCCAAGATCAAGTCGTTTTGA
- the LOC127924945 gene encoding thioredoxin domain-containing protein 2-like — MRSEPETAWKVRKVNTVLTVSPLKKGDDPNTVLTVSPLKKGEDPNTVLTVSPLKKGDDPNTVLTVSPLKKGDDPNTVLTVSPLKKGDDPNTVLTVSPLKKGDDPNTVLTVSPLKKGDDPNTVLTVSPLKKGDDPNTVLTVSPLKKGDDPNTVLTVSPLKKGDDPNTVLTVSPLKKGDDPNTVLTVSPLKKGDDPNTVLTVSPLKKGDDPNTVLTVSPLKKGDDPNTVLTVSPLKKGEDPNTVLTVSPLKKVDDPNTVLTVSPLKKGEDPNTVLTVSPLKKGEDPNTVLTVSPLKKGDDPNTVLTVSPLKKGEDPNTVLTVSPLKKGDDPNTVLTVSPLKKGDDPNTVLTVSPLKKGEDPNTVLTVSPLKKVDDPNTVLTVSPLKKVSGVLRGHAHSLGASYTLWLRSKYLY; from the exons ATGCGCAGTGAACCAGAAACGGCCTGGAAGGTACG AAAGGTTAACACTGTTTTGACTGTGTCTCCATTAAAGAAAGGTGATGATCCTAACACTGTTTTGACTGTGTCTCCATTAAAGAAAGGTGAAGATCCTAACACTGTTTTGACTGTATCTCCATTAAAGAAAGGTGATGATCCTAACACTGTTTTGACTGTATCTCCATTAAAGAAAGGTGATGATCCTAACACTGTTTTGACTGTATCTCCATTAAAGAAAGGTGATGATCCTAACACTGTTTTGACTGTATCTCCATTAAAGAAAGGTGATGATCCTAACACTGTTTTGACTGTATCTCCATTAAAGAAAGGTGATGATCCTAACACTGTTTTGACTGTATCTCCATTAAAGAAAGGTGATGATCCTAACACTGTTTTGACTGTATCTCCATTAAAGAAAGGTGATGATCCTAACACTGTTTTGACTGTATCTCCATTAAAGAAAGGTGATGATCCTAACACTGTTTTGACTGTGTCTCCATTAAAGAAAG GTGATGATCCTAACACTGTTTTGACTGTATCTCCATTAAAGAAAGGTGATGATCCTAACACTGTTTTGACTGTGTCTCCATTAAAGAAAG GTGATGATCCTAACACTGTTTTGACTGTGTCTCCATTAAAGAAAGGTGATGATCCTAACACTGTTTTGACTGTATCTCCATTAAAGAAAGGTGAAGATCCTAACACTGTTTTGACTGTATCTCCATTAAAGAAAGTTGATGATCCTAACACTGTTTTGACTGTATCTCCATTAAAGAAAGGTGAAGATCCTAACACTGTTTTGACTGTATCTCCATTAAAGAAAGGTGAAGATCCTAACACTGTTTTGACTGTATCTCCATTAAAGAAAGGTGATGATCCTAACACTGTTTTGACTGTATCTCCATTAAAGAAAGGTGAAGATCCTAACACTGTTTTGACTGTGTCTCCATTAAAGAAAGGTGATGATCCTAACACTGTTTTGACTGTATCTCCATTAAAGAAAGGTGATGATCCTAACACTGTTTTGACTGTATCTCCATTAAAGAAAGGTGAAGATCCTAACACTGTTTTGACTGTATCTCCATTAAAGAAAGTTGATGATCCTAACACTGTTTTGACTGTATCTCCATTAAAGAAAG TGTCTGGGGTCCTCAGGGGCCACGCTCACTCCCTAGGGGCCTCTTATACGCTGTGGCTTCGTTCCAAGTATCTATACTAG